The proteins below are encoded in one region of Nilaparvata lugens isolate BPH chromosome X, ASM1435652v1, whole genome shotgun sequence:
- the LOC111050201 gene encoding uncharacterized protein LOC111050201: MSSPSFILPDSPPSQQVLNYWQRRAAESCASSSAAAASAPASTAPHRSTSPGGEMVIGDSPVQRLRPPATWAPRRAVLTTLSNNIRERQAKRKLEFEEGEVSGEEDSLLPQSKKRMPEQEDSSLVPLIKEAEMGFVELINKPVSKPWVPLRELEEDHPYRIVSAREHTNQHGRRIILKIINAGSKCEVYLPQRFASCIDAAKIREFNLTVQNREKTQPIHQLQQGIN; encoded by the exons ATGAGTTCACCCTCGTTCATCCTCCCAGACAGCCCGCCTTCGCAGCAGGTCCTGAACTACTGGCAGCGCAGAGCTGCCGAGAGCTGCGCCAGCTCTTCAGCTGCGGCCGCCTCAGCTCCTGCCTCCACTGCACCACACCGTTCGACATCGCCAGGGGGTGAGATGGTGATTGGAGACAGCCCCGTGCAACGCCTGCGTCCGCCAGCTACGTGGGCTCCGCGCCGTGCTGTGCTGACGACGCTGTCCAACAATATTAGGGAGAGACAAGCGAAGAGGAAACTCGAGTTTGAGGAGGGCGAAGTGAGCGGTGAAGAGGATAGTCTGCTCcctcaatcaaag aaacgtatGCCGGAGCAGGAGGACTCCTCCCTCGTCCCCCTGATAAAGGAGGCTGAAATGGGGTTTGTTGAACTTATCAACAAACCGGTGAGCAAGCCGTGGGTCCCCTTACGAGAGTTGGAGGAGGACCACCCCTACCGAATCGTGAGCGCGAGGGAGCACACTAATCAGCACGGACGCcggataattttgaaaatcatcaatgcaggaagcaaatgtgAGGTGTATCTACCTcaaagatttgcttcctgcattgatgCAGCAAAAATTCGTGAATTTAAT ttaactgtacaaaaccgggaaaagACCCAGCCGATACACCAGTTGCAGCAGggtataaattaa